The genomic interval TCCCGGGTCGGCGCCGATCAGCACCCAGAAGAGCAGGTAGCCGGCCAGCACGAAGTGCGTCAGCATGGCCAGGTGCCCGAGGTGGTAACGCATCAGCGTGCCCAGCAGGCCACCCAGGTACAGCCCGTACAGGCTGCCCACGTAGACGACGAGCGCGACCACCGGGTGGCTGAGAAAACGTGCCACCCGGCTGTGCAGGACGACCAGCAGCCATTCCCGGGCGCCGCGCACCTGCGGGTCGGCGGGGCGCCGCAGCGTGCGCAGGGCGAGGGTGACGGGGGCGCCGCCGACGAGCAGGATCGGCACGGCCATCGAGAGCGCCATGTGCTGCACCATGTGGACGCTGAACAGCACGTACGCGTACCGCGCGACCCCCAGTCCGGTCACCGCGCCGAGCAGCAGCATCCCGCCGATCCACGAGGCGGTCCGCGCGATCGGCCAGGGGTGCCCGGCCCGGCGCAGGCGGACGACACCGGCCACGTACGCGGCGATGCCGACGGCCACGACGGTCAGGAAGAACATGTCCGGCAGCGGGTTCGCGAGCATGGCGCGGGCGGTCGGCGGGCCGGGCATCGCGAACCCGAGCAGTTCGACCAGCGGGTCCGGTTCGGCCAGCTCCTCGGGCACCGGGGCCGGGCTGCGGGACAACGCCACGGCGAGCCCGGTCGCGGCGGCCAGCACGACCACTTCACCCACGGCGAGCCGCACGAACCCGTACGTGGTCGAGGCGCGCAGCGTCCGGGTCCGGTGCACCGCCCCGATGACGCCCACGGCGAGCAGCGCGAAAACCTTCAACAGCACCAATTGCCCGTACGGGGAACTCTGCAACGCCTCCCACGAGCCCACCCGGATTCCGGCGTTGACGACCCCGCTGACCGCCGTGGCCAGGAAACACGAGAGGGCGAGGCGGCTGTAGCGCGCGGCCGTGTCAGCGAAACGGCGGTGACGCCGTACGAGCAACACGCCGGTCAGACCGCCCACCCACAGCGCGGCGGCCAGCACGTGCAGGGCCAGGCTGGTCACCGCGATCTGGTGGTTGCCCGCGCCGGCCGAGTGTCCCGTGAACGCGGGCGGCAGGAGCGCAACCATCGCCAGCCCGGCCGTGACGGCGGCCGCGGCCCGGGAGACACCGGCACGTGAACAGGCGGCCACCGCGAGCGCGAACCCGATCTGCAGCAGCAAAGCCTGGCCTTGCGAGACCGAGAACCCGAAACTGACGACCGCTTGGCGGCTCAGGCCCGCGACGGGGATGCCGAGGATGTCCGACACGGACAGAACCACGATCGCGGCTGCCGCGAACGCCCAGGCCAGGGCCAGCCAGGTGACGCGGCGCAGCAGCACCCAGCCGTGCGCGGCGACGCTGCGGCCGTCACCCGGCAGCAGGAACGCGGCGGTGACGGCCAGCCCGACGGTGAGCACGCCCAGCACCTCGGCCAGCAGCGTGAACGCCGGCAGCGCCCACTCGGTCACCGGCCCCGGATCGGGCAGCCCGGGCAGCGCTTCCGTGTTCACCGCGCCGCCGAACATCAGCGCCGCCACCAGCACCGCACCGGCCGCCCCCGCGGCCGAACCCACCACAACCGGAGTTCTCACACTCCGGTTGTCGCGGATCGCGGCCCGGGAGTTCCCGTCGTCACCGCAGCGTGCGGAAGAACACCGTGATGTCCTCGGCGAGCAGCTCGGTTTCCTCGTACGCCGCGAAGTGGCCCCCGCGCGGCATGACCGTGTACCGGGCCAGGTTGTACGTCCGCTCGGCCCAGCTGCGCGGCTGCCCGCCCGGGATGTCGGCCGGGAACAGGGCCAGCGCCGTCGGCGTCTCGACCCGCTCGACCGGGGGCACCAGGTCGTGGCCGCGCTCGTAGTACGGCCGGAACGACGTCGAGACGGAGCCGGTGAACCAGTACAGCGAGGCCTGGGTGAGCAGGAACTCGTCATCGATCTTGGCCGGGTCGTCGCTCCACGCGCGGTACTTCTCGCCGATCCAGGCCAGCAGCCCCGACGGCGAGTCGGTCAGCCCCTGCGCCAGCGTGAGCGGACGCGTCTCCTGCTGGTGCGAGTAGCCGCGCTCGGCGGCGAACCACTGCTGCTTGCGTTCCAGGTACGCCCGTTCCTCGTCGGTCAGCGACGCCGGGTCAAAGCTCGGCGGGTCGGCCAGGTCGAGCACGTGCAGGCCGGTCACCGCCTCGGGGTGGGCCTGCGCGATCCGGATGACGTCGCCGGCGCCGATGTCCGACCCGTGCAGGCCGTAGTGCTCGAATCCCAGCGCCTCACGCATCAGCCGGTGCCACAGGTCGTGGGTGTGCGGGGCGCCCAGCGCGGGCCGTTGCGGGGCGACGCCGAACCCGGGCAGCGACGGCAGGACGACGGTCAACGCGTCGGCCGGGTCTCCCCCGAAGCGGGACGGCTGGGACAAACGCTCGGCCAGCCCGGTCAGCTCGAGGAACGAACTGGGCCAGCCGTTCGCCATCAGCAGCGCCGGGGCGTCCGCCCGCTCGGCGTCGAAGCGCAGATAGGGCACGGTCAGCCCGTCGATCTCGGCCGACCCGGAGGGCAGCGCGTTGATGGCGGCCTCGTGCTTGCGCCAGTCGTACGCCGAAGCCCAGAACTCGACCAGGCGGCGCAGCTCGGCGCCGTCGAACCCGGCGTTCCGCCCGTCGAGCGGCCATTGCCGCGCCCACCGGGTCGCCCGCAGACGGGCCCGCAGGTCGTCAAGGTCCTCGTCGGAGACGTTCAGCAACGTCATGGTTCCTCCCTCATCACTCGTCGACACCAACAAACGCTAATACCGGTGTTGGGTCGACGTCAAACACCGCTTTTCCGATACGATGGTGTCGTGGTTGATCTGGATGTGGTCGTGGACCTCCTGAACACGATCGACAAACGCACGTTCCGCCGGCACGGCGAGCCCCACGTGGCGGGCGAGCACCTGACCTCCCCGCAGGCCCTGGCCGACTGGCTCACAACGGCCCATCTGCCCACTTCCCACGGCTCCCGCCTGGATCCGGGGGACCTCGCGGCCGCGATCGCGCTGCGCGAGGCCTTGCGGGCGGCACTCGACGGCGACTCGGCAGCGCTCGCCGGCTACCCCGTACGCCTCGTCCCGGGCCCGCCCGACGAAGGCCTGCGCCTCGCCGCCGGCACGGGCCGGCCGTGGCTCGACGAGATCGTCGAGACCGTGGCGGCGAGCGTGGCCCGGGGCGACTGGAAGCGGGTCAAGCTCTGCGCCGCGCCCGACTGCCGCTGGGCCTTCCACGACACCTCCCGCAACGGCCGCGGACGCTGGTGCGAGATGGGCGTCTGCGGCAACCGGCACAAGACCCGCGCCTACCGCGAGCGCCGCCAGCAGCACACGGTGTGACCTGGAACTTCTGCGCCTCGATGAGCGACTACCCGCTCGTCGAGGACGGGGACGAACAGGCCGCTCGCCGGCGCTGCCACCCACCGGGACGGCAGGCGGCCGCGCGGCGGGCGCCGGTCGCCACGTGCTGCCCTTCCGTCCGGGTCTCCGACACGGACTTCGCCCACCTGCGACGTTGAACGGGGGCAACGGCCGGGCCACTGTTTGCGGCAGGATGGCTCCATGCTGGTGCGAGCCGCGTTCGGGGCGCTGTTCCGCGGCGGCCTGTGGTCGGTTCTGGTCGTGCTGGCCTTCGTCGTGGCCGGCACGGCATGCGCGGCGCCGGGCATGTTCGCCGAGGCCGCGCGCAACGCGGCCTTCCAGGCGGCCCGCGACGCGGTGCCCGCCACGGCCCGGCAGGACGACGCCGCCCTCGTACGGGTGACCGGTTCCCGTTCCCCGCGCAGCGCCGGCCAGCAGCGCCTGCTCACCGAGCTGCGGACCATCCCGCACCTGTCGGAGCCGCGGCTCGACGGCGGCTCGGCCGGTCGTGAGCTGTCCTGGTCGAAGCCGTGGTCGTCGACCGTCACGGCCGGTTCGCGCCAGGCCAAGGCCCGGCTGTACGCGGTGACCGACCCTGCCGCCGAGCTGGTGGTCACCGACGCGAGCGGCCCGCCGGGCGGGGTCTGGCTGCCCCAGCCGCTGGGTTTCCGTGCCGGTGAGACGGTGACGATCGCGGTCGCCGACAAGCGGGCCACCGCCACGGTCACCGGCCTGTACGCGGTCGGGCCGGACGGGCGGCGGCCCGCCGACCTGCCCGGCAGCCTGCTCTGGGCCCTACGCGACCGCGACCTGCCGTTCGACTCGAGGACGACCTCGGTCAAGGCCCACCTCATCATCGGCGACGTGCCGACCACCGAACGGCTGGCCGTGCAGGTTCACGACCAGATCCTGTGGGCCGCCGAGTCGACCCTGGACCCGGACGCGACCCTGACCGAGGCGCGCGAGACCGGTCGCGGGGTCGCCGAGTTGCGCCGCCGGGTGGCCGCCCAGGGCTTCGACGGCGGGCAGGACGCGGTCACCGTCCCGCTCGGCGCCGAGCCCGAACGCGTCAACACGGCCGCCTCGCTGCGACAACGCGACGTCCATGTGGCGGCGGCCCGGGCACGTGGCTATCAGGTCGCCGTGGCCGCCTACCTCGCGCTGCTCGCGGTGCTCACCCTCTGTGTGCACGCTCAGCGCACCGCGGCCGCCCGCCGGGCCAGTGACCTCATGCTCATCCGGGTCGGGCTCGGCCGGGCTCGAGCCCTGCGGGTCCGGCTGCTCGAACTGGTGCTGCTCGCCGCCGTCGCCACGACCGCTGCGATCGCCGGTGTGGCCGTCCTGCTGCCCTTCGGTACGCGCCTGCTCGACGACGAGCCGGCCCGCCTGCCCCCGCTGCACTTCGCCCTGACCGGTCCCGCCCTGCTGATCACCGCTACGGTGGGCGCGGGCGCGGTGGTTCTGGCCGCCCTGTTCACCACCAGCCGCTCCGCCGAGGAGGCCTCCTACCGTGACGACGGCTGACCTCGTACGCCTGGAATCCGTGACCCATGTGCGCGGCGCCACCACCGTGCTCAGCGACATCTCGCTGTCGCTGCCCCCGGCCCGCCTCGCCGTGCTCGCGGGCCGCTCCGGCTCGGGCAAATCCACCCTGCTGCACCTGATGGCCGGCGTCATGTCCCCCACCTCGGGCACCGTCCTGGTCGACGGCAAACCGGCCGTCGGCCATCACGAGTGGGACAGGGTGGCCCTGCTCCCCCAGCGCCCCGCCCTGGCCCCCGAGCTGACCGTCGCCGAGAACGCCCACCTGCCGGCCCGGCTGCGCGGCCGCACCCCACCCGCCGATCTGCTGACCCGACTGGGCCTTTCCGGTCTGGCCGCCCGCCCGGCCCACGACACGTCGCTGGGCGAGCAGCAGCGCACGGCCATCGCCCGCACCCTGGTGCTGACCCCCGCGGTGGCCCTGCTCGACGAGCCCACCGCCCACCAGGACGACGAGCACGTGGCGCTGGTGCTGACCGCCCTGACCACCGCGGTCACCGCGGGCACGCTGGTGGTAGCCGCCACCCACGACCAGCGGATCATCGACCTGGCCGACGAGTTGCTCCCCCTGCGCTCGGGCCACCTCGAGCCGGCCCGGTGAAAGTCCCCACCCTGTACCTGATGGTGGGGCTGCCCGCGTCCGGGAAGACCCACCGGGCGCGGGAGCTGGCGGCCGGACACGGCGCCCTGCGGCTCACCCCCGACGAATGGGCGCTCACCCTTTTCGGTCAGGAGGACCGTCACCAGGAGCCCGGCGGCAAACGCTGGCTGCTGGAGGGCCGGCTCGTCGCGCTGGGGATCGACGCCCTGCGCCTGGGCCTCAGCGTCGTCCTCGACTTCGGACTCTGGTCACGCGACGAGCGGTCCGCCCTGCGCTGGATGGCCGCCGCGGTGGGAGCGTCCTGCGAGATCGTGTACCTGCCGGTGGAACGCGACGTGCAGTGGACCCGGATCCAGAACCGCTGGAACCAAACGCCGGAGCGGACCTTCCCATGGCCGAGGCGGAACTCGACCCCTGGAGGGAGCAGTTCCAGGTCCCCGGCCCGGACGAGCTCACCGGTTCGTCCCTGCCGGCCCCACCCTCCGGGTTTCAGAGCTGGTTCGACTGGGCTCAGCGCTTCTGGCCGTCCCTCGCCGAAAGCCTGGACGGCCGGGCCCTCTAACCGGTGGCGGCCAGGAAGTCCGAGTAGAACAGGCCCAGGCCCGCGGCCACGCTGACACCGGCGATGACCCAGAAACGCACCACGATGTTGACCTCGCTCCAGCCGGCCAGCTCGAAGTGGTGGTGCAACGGCACCATCCGGAAGACACGCCGCCCGGTGGTCCGGTACGAGACGATCTGGATGACCCAGGTGACCGTGATCAGCACGAAGAGCCCGCCGATCAGGATCGAGAGCAACGTCGTACGGGTGGCCACCGCGAGCCCGCCGATCAGCGCGCCGAGCGCGAGCGAGCCCACGTCCCCCATGAAGATCCGCGCCGGGGACGTGTTCCACCACAGGAACCCGAGACAGGCCCCGGCCGCCGCGGCCGCGATCATCGCGATCTCCAACGGGTCGCGGACCTGATAGCAGTACTCGTCGACCCGGGCGTACCCGTCGTCGGCGCACCAGTGCCGGTACTGCCAGAACCCGATCAGCGCGTACGCCCCCAGCACCAGCACCGACGCGCCGGTGGCCAGCCCGTCGAGGCCATCGGTGAGGTTCACGCCGTTCGACATCGCCGTGATCACGAAGACGAACACCAGCACCGAGCCGACCTTGCCCACATCCAGCCAGCTGATGTCGCGGATCAGCGAGATGTGCTCACTGGCCACGGTCTGCCCGTTCGTGCTGGCCACGTAGAGCGCGGCAACGCCGAACCCACCACCCACGAGCGCCTGGCCGAGCAGCTTGCCCTTGGCGCTCAGCCCGTCGGAGTTGCGCCGCCGCACCTTCAGCAGGTCGTCGACGAACCCGACAGCGCCGCAGAACACGAACAACCCGAGCAGCACCAGAGCCGTCATGGTCGGCCCCTCCTGCGCGATCTGCCGCTCCGGCAACGTCGTCAGCGCCACATGCCCGGCAACGTACGCGACGACGGTGGCCAGGATGAACGCGACACCACCCATCGTGGGCGTGCCCGTCTTCGTCAGGTGCGTGGCCGGCCCGATGGACCGGATCGGCTGGCCGGCCTTGAGCGCGGTGAACACCCGGATCGCCACCGGCGTACCGAACAGCGAAACAATGAACGCGACCGCGGTCGCCACAATGACAGCCTTCACCGGCGGGCCTTCACGAGATCATGAATCACGGGACGTGAGCATGCCACCCAACGGCCCGCCGCGCAGACTCGAACCGCCCAACGCCACGATCGCGTCGCCGGCCTCGCCCGCGGCACACCCGCCGGTGCCGTCAGAAAACCGACCGTGCTCGGCGCACGGAAAAGCCCGGCCGATCCCCAAGGACCGGCCGGGCTGTGTGGAACAAGGGCGTATCAGACGGCGAACCCGCGGTGCCGGCGGACCAGTTTGCGCAGCATGAACACGGTCTGGGCGATCGTCGCGATGTACAGGATCGGCCAGCCCAGCGACAGGATCGCCGACTGCACCCCCACGCTCTGCTGGGTCCAGGCGAAGACCGCGCCGCCCATGATGGCCAGCAGGACCACCAGCGGCATCACGTAGGCGGAGCCTTTGCCCTTTTCGGCGTTGGCCTGGGCGGCCCAGTTGTCCTGGTCGGTCTTGGCCAGGAACTGCGCCCAGGCCGACACGAAGTGGCCCATGCGCACCCACATGTACATCTCGGCGGGAATGGCCAAAGCCGCGTACAGCAGGTCGGAGGCGCTCTTGTCCTTCATGGCCAGGGCCAGGCGCAGGTTGAGCAGGATGGCGATGGCCGGCGGGATCAGCCAGATCGGGTTGAAGACGAAGGCGTCGATCGACAGGGCCGCCACGAGCAACAGCAGGAAGCCCAGCCGCGAGGCGATGTTGAAGGCCATCGAGATGTTCTCGAACCAGCGCAGCCGCAGGTTGGGGTGCAGGGGCTGGCCCTTGCTGTCGCCGCGCTGGCCGGGCCAGAACAGGTCGATCGCGCCGAAGTTCCATTTGACCTGCTGGCCGTGCAGGGCTCGCAGGTTGGTCATCGGGCCGACGAACGCGCGGGCGGTGGCGCTGATCTTCGTGCTGTAGCCGGCGTCCTTGATCTGCAGGGAAAGCTTGCTGTCCTCGACCTCGGAGTCGCGCACCCACGGCGCCTGCTGGTGGTGGCGGACCATCACCATTTCGAGCGCGCGCACGTTGAACAGGCTGCACTGGCCGCCGAGCACGGCCATGTTGCGGCCGCGCAACAGGTTGTCCATGTTGAACGCGGCGAACTGGGCGCGCTGACCGGCGATCAGGAAGCGCGCCATCAGGCCCTTGTAGCGGTTCTTGTCGATGCTGTAGATCGCGCTGAGGCCGCCGATGCGCGGGTCGTCGGTCATCTCCAGTTCGAGGCGTTCGACGGCGTCGCGGGCCAGCGTGGTGTCGCCGTCGACGCCCAGGATGAAGTCGTAGCCGCGGGACAGGAAGTAGCCGTAGTTGAGCGCGCCCACCTTCTTGTCGGGGTTGACGCCCATGTCGTGCACGTGGATGTGAGTGACGAACTCCTCGCCCTTGACCGTGCGGGTGTGCTCACCCTCGAACGTACGGGCGATCTCGGGTGTGTCGTCGTCGGTGTTGTTGATGATGACGTGGATGACGTCGGGCAGCCGGGTCTGGGCCAGCAGGCTCTTCAGCACGTCGGCGATCGTTTCCTGCTCGTTGTAGCAGGGGATGATGCAGCTGATCGTGGCGTGGCGGGGTGCGTTGGCGGCCCGGGCGGCGATCTCGCCCGACACCGTCTCGACGGTTTCCAGGTCGGTCAGCTGCGGCGTGGCCGGCGGCAGGGCCAGCTGCCCGGCCTTGGCGCTGCGCGGCAGCAGGATCTGGCGATCGGAGGCCCGGCGAAGTCCGGGCACGGTGTCGGTCACTGGTGGTCACCATTCGTGAGCAGCGGCAGAGTCAGGGTGTCGAGGGCCGTGGAGCGGTAGTAGCTGTTCGACTTGGGCGCGGTTTCCACGAGGAGGTCCATCCGGATGGTCAGCGTGAGCGCCTTCGCTCCCGCGGTGGCCGCCGGCAGCGTCACGACCGTGTTGTAGGGGTACGGCGGGGTGACGTCGAACTTGCCGCTGTCCGTGGCGACCTCGGCCCGCGCGGTGCCGTCGTCCTGCGTCACCTGGAACGTGGTGAGCCGGACCCGGTGGGTGCTGTCGGTGTCCTCGACATGCGCGGCGACGTTGATGGTTTTCTGCGACTCGGCGGTGTACAGCTTCGCGTTGTCGGAGGTCCAGTAGGTCAGGGCGACCGAGAACGTGCCCTGTTTCAGGC from Paractinoplanes brasiliensis carries:
- a CDS encoding cytochrome c oxidase assembly protein, whose translation is MRTPVVVGSAAGAAGAVLVAALMFGGAVNTEALPGLPDPGPVTEWALPAFTLLAEVLGVLTVGLAVTAAFLLPGDGRSVAAHGWVLLRRVTWLALAWAFAAAAIVVLSVSDILGIPVAGLSRQAVVSFGFSVSQGQALLLQIGFALAVAACSRAGVSRAAAAVTAGLAMVALLPPAFTGHSAGAGNHQIAVTSLALHVLAAALWVGGLTGVLLVRRHRRFADTAARYSRLALSCFLATAVSGVVNAGIRVGSWEALQSSPYGQLVLLKVFALLAVGVIGAVHRTRTLRASTTYGFVRLAVGEVVVLAAATGLAVALSRSPAPVPEELAEPDPLVELLGFAMPGPPTARAMLANPLPDMFFLTVVAVGIAAYVAGVVRLRRAGHPWPIARTASWIGGMLLLGAVTGLGVARYAYVLFSVHMVQHMALSMAVPILLVGGAPVTLALRTLRRPADPQVRGAREWLLVVLHSRVARFLSHPVVALVVYVGSLYGLYLGGLLGTLMRYHLGHLAMLTHFVLAGYLLFWVLIGADPGRRRVHPALLTVVHFLSMVAHAFFGFVLLQSATVIASDWYTAVHPPWAAPLLDDQHLGASLAWAFGELPAVVVLLVLVRQWIRSDEREQARLDRAATRADATGEEDELARYNAFLAAASTGEPARQEP
- a CDS encoding epoxide hydrolase family protein — encoded protein: MTLLNVSDEDLDDLRARLRATRWARQWPLDGRNAGFDGAELRRLVEFWASAYDWRKHEAAINALPSGSAEIDGLTVPYLRFDAERADAPALLMANGWPSSFLELTGLAERLSQPSRFGGDPADALTVVLPSLPGFGVAPQRPALGAPHTHDLWHRLMREALGFEHYGLHGSDIGAGDVIRIAQAHPEAVTGLHVLDLADPPSFDPASLTDEERAYLERKQQWFAAERGYSHQQETRPLTLAQGLTDSPSGLLAWIGEKYRAWSDDPAKIDDEFLLTQASLYWFTGSVSTSFRPYYERGHDLVPPVERVETPTALALFPADIPGGQPRSWAERTYNLARYTVMPRGGHFAAYEETELLAEDITVFFRTLR
- a CDS encoding CGNR zinc finger domain-containing protein, with translation MVDLDVVVDLLNTIDKRTFRRHGEPHVAGEHLTSPQALADWLTTAHLPTSHGSRLDPGDLAAAIALREALRAALDGDSAALAGYPVRLVPGPPDEGLRLAAGTGRPWLDEIVETVAASVARGDWKRVKLCAAPDCRWAFHDTSRNGRGRWCEMGVCGNRHKTRAYRERRQQHTV
- a CDS encoding ATP-binding cassette domain-containing protein — translated: MTTADLVRLESVTHVRGATTVLSDISLSLPPARLAVLAGRSGSGKSTLLHLMAGVMSPTSGTVLVDGKPAVGHHEWDRVALLPQRPALAPELTVAENAHLPARLRGRTPPADLLTRLGLSGLAARPAHDTSLGEQQRTAIARTLVLTPAVALLDEPTAHQDDEHVALVLTALTTAVTAGTLVVAATHDQRIIDLADELLPLRSGHLEPAR
- the mraY gene encoding phospho-N-acetylmuramoyl-pentapeptide-transferase; the protein is MKAVIVATAVAFIVSLFGTPVAIRVFTALKAGQPIRSIGPATHLTKTGTPTMGGVAFILATVVAYVAGHVALTTLPERQIAQEGPTMTALVLLGLFVFCGAVGFVDDLLKVRRRNSDGLSAKGKLLGQALVGGGFGVAALYVASTNGQTVASEHISLIRDISWLDVGKVGSVLVFVFVITAMSNGVNLTDGLDGLATGASVLVLGAYALIGFWQYRHWCADDGYARVDEYCYQVRDPLEIAMIAAAAAGACLGFLWWNTSPARIFMGDVGSLALGALIGGLAVATRTTLLSILIGGLFVLITVTWVIQIVSYRTTGRRVFRMVPLHHHFELAGWSEVNIVVRFWVIAGVSVAAGLGLFYSDFLAATG
- a CDS encoding glycosyltransferase family 2 protein, giving the protein MTDTVPGLRRASDRQILLPRSAKAGQLALPPATPQLTDLETVETVSGEIAARAANAPRHATISCIIPCYNEQETIADVLKSLLAQTRLPDVIHVIINNTDDDTPEIARTFEGEHTRTVKGEEFVTHIHVHDMGVNPDKKVGALNYGYFLSRGYDFILGVDGDTTLARDAVERLELEMTDDPRIGGLSAIYSIDKNRYKGLMARFLIAGQRAQFAAFNMDNLLRGRNMAVLGGQCSLFNVRALEMVMVRHHQQAPWVRDSEVEDSKLSLQIKDAGYSTKISATARAFVGPMTNLRALHGQQVKWNFGAIDLFWPGQRGDSKGQPLHPNLRLRWFENISMAFNIASRLGFLLLLVAALSIDAFVFNPIWLIPPAIAILLNLRLALAMKDKSASDLLYAALAIPAEMYMWVRMGHFVSAWAQFLAKTDQDNWAAQANAEKGKGSAYVMPLVVLLAIMGGAVFAWTQQSVGVQSAILSLGWPILYIATIAQTVFMLRKLVRRHRGFAV